A part of Coriobacteriia bacterium genomic DNA contains:
- a CDS encoding FAD/NAD(P)-binding protein, with protein MGVNSSIAYRELQANPFRPWAARITSITQLTDKERLFEFRLIDEVVRDAFDFEAGQFMELSIFGVGEAPISISSAPSKQGFIELCVRNSGTVTGALHEKQCGDIVGLRGPFGNGFPFEEMKGHDVLLVAGGLGIAPLKSLINHIHDERHEFGKVTILLGARNPGEILFHEEFKMWKHREDFDLIMTVDQPDDTWDGDVGLVTKLFDKIELDPKNTYGAICGPPVMYRYVIEEMRKKNLDVDHIFMSFERRMKCGIGMCGHCGVGHQYACIDGPVFSYWEAMNLQEAM; from the coding sequence GTGGGAGTCAACTCTTCTATCGCTTATCGCGAGTTACAGGCAAACCCTTTTCGCCCGTGGGCGGCTCGAATAACCTCGATTACCCAACTCACTGATAAAGAGAGACTGTTCGAATTCCGTCTCATCGACGAGGTTGTTCGAGACGCATTCGATTTCGAAGCCGGGCAGTTTATGGAACTCTCGATTTTCGGGGTGGGCGAGGCGCCGATTTCGATATCGTCGGCTCCGTCGAAGCAAGGCTTCATCGAACTCTGTGTGCGTAACTCAGGCACGGTGACCGGAGCATTGCATGAGAAGCAGTGCGGAGACATCGTCGGTTTGCGCGGTCCGTTCGGTAACGGCTTTCCTTTCGAGGAGATGAAAGGACATGATGTTTTGCTGGTCGCCGGAGGGCTCGGCATCGCTCCGTTGAAGTCTCTCATCAACCACATTCACGACGAGCGTCACGAATTCGGAAAAGTCACCATTTTGCTTGGAGCGAGAAACCCCGGCGAGATTCTTTTCCACGAGGAATTCAAGATGTGGAAGCATCGCGAAGATTTCGATCTCATCATGACGGTCGATCAGCCCGACGATACGTGGGATGGCGATGTCGGCCTCGTGACGAAGCTTTTCGACAAAATCGAACTCGACCCGAAAAACACCTACGGAGCAATTTGCGGTCCTCCGGTGATGTATCGCTATGTCATCGAGGAGATGCGCAAGAAGAACCTCGACGTCGATCACATCTTCATGTCGTTCGAACGACGTATGAAGTGCGGAATCGGGATGTGCGGACATTGCGGAGTCGGACATCAATATGCGTGCATCGACGGTCCGGTGTTCAGCTACTGGGAAGCAATGAATCTACAGGAGGCGATGTAA
- a CDS encoding rod shape-determining protein: protein MSLRDIFANSMGGDMAVDLGTANTLVSVRGRGIVLIEPSVVAIERDTGRVLAVGKEAKRMIGRTPSSITAIRPLKDGVIADFNTTEAMLRYFINKCRVKTFFWQPKPRVVVCVPSGVTEVEKRAVFEATMTAGARQAYLIEEPMAAAIGAKLPVQEPTGSMVVDIGGGTTEVAVVSLGGIVVAQSIRIAGDECDEAIIAYVKRSYNVLIGERTAEEIKFEIGSAWPLVEEVDVEIRGRDLATGLPRTITMESEEIREALEEPIVAIVNAVKETLEITPPELASDLMEFGIVLTGGGALLRGLDERIRHETGMPVHVSESALTNVVDGSAQALEEIETLKKVLQGSR from the coding sequence ATGTCGCTGAGGGATATTTTTGCGAACTCCATGGGCGGAGATATGGCCGTCGACCTCGGTACTGCGAACACGCTCGTGTCCGTTCGCGGTCGGGGAATCGTCCTCATCGAACCGTCCGTCGTGGCTATCGAAAGAGACACAGGCCGTGTTCTCGCGGTGGGCAAAGAAGCTAAACGCATGATTGGACGTACACCGAGTTCGATTACGGCGATTCGTCCCTTGAAAGACGGTGTCATCGCCGATTTCAACACCACCGAAGCGATGCTTCGTTATTTCATCAACAAATGCCGTGTGAAGACATTCTTTTGGCAACCGAAACCGCGCGTCGTGGTGTGCGTTCCATCCGGTGTCACCGAAGTTGAAAAGCGCGCGGTTTTCGAAGCGACTATGACTGCCGGCGCCCGACAAGCATATCTCATCGAGGAGCCGATGGCAGCCGCCATCGGAGCCAAGCTTCCCGTTCAAGAACCGACCGGTTCCATGGTCGTCGACATCGGCGGAGGAACCACCGAAGTGGCCGTTGTGTCTTTGGGCGGCATCGTCGTGGCGCAGTCGATACGAATCGCAGGCGATGAGTGTGATGAAGCCATCATCGCTTATGTGAAGCGCTCCTATAACGTCTTGATCGGTGAGCGCACCGCTGAAGAGATTAAATTCGAAATAGGTTCGGCTTGGCCTCTCGTCGAGGAAGTCGATGTCGAAATACGCGGCCGCGACTTGGCTACGGGGCTTCCGCGTACCATCACCATGGAATCGGAAGAAATTCGAGAGGCGCTTGAAGAGCCCATCGTCGCCATCGTGAATGCAGTCAAAGAAACTCTTGAAATAACTCCTCCCGAGCTCGCGAGCGATTTGATGGAGTTCGGTATCGTCCTCACCGGTGGCGGAGCACTGCTTCGAGGCCTTGATGAGAGAATTCGGCATGAAACAGGAATGCCGGTGCACGTGTCTGAAAGTGCGCTCACAAATGTCGTTGACGGATCAGCACAAGCTCTTGAAGAAATCGAAACACTCAAAAAAGTTCTTCAAGGTTCGCGCTAA
- the rodA gene encoding rod shape-determining protein RodA — MLVYGTMMVNSTTGGSGLARQLLGIVVGIGLLVLFWIFDYRKIKDWSTPLLILSALLMLAPRIPGLGYSAGGAQSWLAIAGIRLFQPAEPAKLVIILFYASIVVRNDGKIESLKEYLKLLGIAFIPVILILTQPDLGTSLVFIAIALGILLMGGAKARWLITTLVLGIALIIGMVSLNTWLGDTGKPVILKAYQMNRLLVFVDQTRDPKGAGYNLKQSKIAIGSGEVSGKGIGSGTQGKLNFLPARSTDFIFSVIGEDLGFTGAAVLLGLYLALLMVALSVAVSSVDLFGTLVAAGIMSMWVFQILENIGMTVGAMPITGIPLPFMSYGSSFMVTNLACVGVLLSIWTRRPFQSISKGV, encoded by the coding sequence TTGCTTGTATACGGGACGATGATGGTGAATTCGACGACGGGGGGATCCGGGTTGGCACGTCAGCTTCTCGGTATCGTCGTCGGTATCGGTCTGTTGGTGCTTTTTTGGATATTCGATTATCGAAAGATAAAAGACTGGAGCACGCCACTTCTTATTCTCAGTGCTCTCTTGATGCTTGCTCCGCGAATCCCGGGGTTGGGCTATTCTGCGGGTGGCGCGCAATCTTGGCTCGCTATCGCCGGCATTCGTTTGTTCCAACCGGCTGAGCCGGCAAAACTCGTCATCATATTATTTTATGCGAGTATTGTTGTGCGGAACGACGGAAAAATCGAATCGCTCAAAGAATACTTGAAGCTTTTGGGGATAGCGTTTATCCCCGTCATTTTGATTTTGACTCAGCCCGACCTCGGAACCAGCCTCGTTTTCATCGCAATCGCATTGGGTATTTTATTGATGGGCGGCGCCAAAGCACGTTGGCTGATAACCACCCTCGTGCTCGGGATCGCTTTGATAATCGGGATGGTATCGTTGAATACCTGGCTCGGGGATACGGGAAAGCCTGTCATATTGAAGGCGTATCAGATGAACCGATTGCTCGTGTTCGTCGACCAGACCAGAGACCCCAAAGGTGCCGGTTACAACCTGAAACAAAGCAAAATCGCCATTGGTTCCGGCGAAGTGTCCGGCAAGGGTATCGGATCCGGTACGCAAGGAAAACTCAACTTTTTGCCCGCGCGCAGTACCGACTTCATCTTCAGCGTTATAGGTGAGGATCTCGGTTTTACCGGTGCGGCGGTCTTGCTCGGTCTGTATCTCGCACTTTTGATGGTTGCCTTAAGCGTTGCTGTCAGTTCGGTGGATTTGTTCGGAACACTCGTTGCAGCGGGTATCATGAGTATGTGGGTTTTCCAAATCCTCGAAAACATCGGGATGACCGTCGGAGCTATGCCGATTACCGGGATTCCATTACCCTTCATGAGTTATGGTTCATCGTTTATGGTAACGAATCTTGCTTGCGTCGGGGTATTGCTCTCGATTTGGACAAGACGTCCGTTCCAAAGTATTTCGAAAGGAGTCTAG
- the mreC gene encoding rod shape-determining protein MreC, with translation MNIAPQETNNRKIGWLLLFVALAIVLMTVWSRESETGPLHSVRVATQTVATPISHVGKWTSTPVRGFFTWISDLGVTRGQLGELQDQNRELRARVVALEETRLENVRLKNLVNSANAQGYKGVSATVIGLPANTWGQVLTVDKGTNDKIAIGMPVLGPYGLLGQVVEVGANFSRIRLMTDQKSGVASLIQNGRKPGITKGSVTGDLTLEFVSAEATVTQGDVVVSSGIGGIYPKGLLVGEVLEVSKETNVLYKTIRLQPANDVNTVEDVLILTDTTPATDTLGTNTTKGN, from the coding sequence GTGAATATCGCCCCGCAAGAAACTAATAATCGAAAAATCGGCTGGCTGTTGCTGTTCGTCGCTCTCGCAATCGTTCTGATGACCGTTTGGTCTCGCGAGTCCGAGACGGGACCGCTTCATAGCGTTCGAGTCGCGACACAAACAGTGGCGACTCCGATATCACATGTCGGCAAATGGACATCGACTCCGGTGCGCGGCTTTTTCACGTGGATTTCCGATCTCGGTGTGACGCGCGGACAACTTGGTGAACTGCAGGACCAGAACAGAGAACTGAGGGCGCGCGTCGTTGCGCTCGAAGAGACCCGTTTGGAAAACGTTCGCTTGAAAAATCTCGTGAACAGCGCGAATGCGCAAGGTTATAAAGGCGTTTCGGCCACGGTTATCGGACTTCCCGCCAACACATGGGGTCAAGTGCTGACCGTCGACAAAGGGACGAACGATAAAATCGCCATCGGAATGCCGGTGCTCGGCCCCTACGGTCTTTTGGGACAAGTCGTCGAGGTCGGAGCGAACTTCAGTCGGATCAGACTCATGACCGATCAAAAGAGCGGAGTCGCCTCGCTCATCCAAAACGGCAGAAAACCGGGCATCACGAAAGGCTCGGTCACCGGAGATCTCACGCTCGAGTTCGTGAGCGCCGAGGCTACCGTCACTCAGGGAGATGTCGTGGTGTCTTCAGGTATTGGCGGAATTTACCCGAAAGGTCTTCTCGTCGGCGAAGTCCTCGAAGTCTCGAAAGAAACGAACGTTCTCTATAAAACCATTCGTTTGCAGCCGGCCAATGATGTAAATACTGTCGAGGATGTCTTGATATTGACCGATACCACCCCTGCAACTGATACGCTGGGAACAAATACAACTAAAGGAAACTGA
- a CDS encoding Ni/Fe hydrogenase subunit alpha, whose product MTTLSVNHVARIEGHGDITVDVDEGVIKRITMDIVEPARIFESMVVGRTFDEAPLITSRICGICSANHAVTSILATENAFGIEVSERTKKLRELLVYGSYLQNHGTHLYILAAPDYVGLPSVFPLAETAPEIVKRALALKRLGNELCTLVGGRAVHPTTAVIGGFTSEPTRTELLSFGKRLEEAVRDAAATVELFGSFDIPRYETKSDMLSLVASDNYAIVEGEIHSLTHKWNRPVSDYRALMQEEVVSHSNSKHVMVDGKPFMTGAIARVNNSWDQLLPSARVVASKVGMRPVMKNPFYNNICQAIELVDAAERCAMLCYELADSNGSASPVEFKPRKAVGYGATEAPRGTLYHTLEYDRNGIVTAGDVITPTAQNLASLEADMRAFAPSILSLEHDEFILKIEQLVRAYDPCLSCAVH is encoded by the coding sequence ATGACGACTCTTTCTGTTAATCACGTAGCGCGTATCGAAGGCCACGGGGACATCACCGTCGATGTCGATGAAGGCGTGATCAAACGCATCACGATGGATATCGTCGAGCCTGCACGCATTTTCGAGTCGATGGTCGTCGGTCGTACTTTCGATGAGGCGCCCTTGATAACGAGCCGAATTTGTGGCATTTGTTCCGCAAACCATGCGGTGACGAGCATTTTGGCCACCGAGAACGCTTTCGGCATCGAAGTCTCCGAACGCACGAAAAAGCTTCGTGAGCTCCTTGTATACGGCTCCTACCTTCAAAACCACGGGACACACCTCTACATTTTGGCCGCCCCCGATTACGTCGGGCTCCCTTCGGTGTTTCCTCTTGCCGAGACGGCTCCTGAAATCGTCAAGCGCGCCCTCGCGCTCAAGCGACTCGGCAATGAACTCTGCACGCTCGTGGGAGGGCGCGCTGTGCACCCGACGACGGCTGTCATCGGTGGATTTACTTCCGAGCCGACGCGAACCGAGTTGCTTTCTTTCGGAAAGCGTCTCGAGGAAGCCGTTCGCGATGCTGCGGCAACCGTCGAATTGTTCGGTAGTTTCGATATACCTCGTTACGAAACCAAGAGCGACATGCTTTCTTTGGTCGCCTCTGATAATTATGCGATCGTCGAAGGCGAAATTCATTCGCTTACGCACAAGTGGAACCGACCGGTGAGTGATTATCGTGCGCTCATGCAAGAAGAAGTCGTGTCTCATTCGAACTCGAAGCACGTGATGGTCGACGGTAAGCCGTTTATGACCGGCGCCATCGCCCGCGTGAACAACTCGTGGGATCAGTTGCTTCCCTCGGCTCGTGTCGTTGCCAGTAAAGTGGGCATGCGACCGGTGATGAAGAACCCCTTCTACAACAATATCTGCCAAGCCATCGAACTCGTCGATGCCGCCGAGCGTTGCGCTATGCTTTGCTATGAACTCGCTGATTCGAACGGGAGTGCCTCTCCGGTGGAATTCAAGCCGCGCAAAGCGGTCGGTTACGGTGCCACGGAGGCCCCGCGTGGAACGTTATATCACACGCTCGAGTATGACCGGAACGGTATCGTCACCGCCGGCGATGTTATCACTCCGACGGCGCAAAACCTCGCCAGCCTCGAGGCCGATATGCGTGCCTTCGCCCCGAGCATTCTCAGTCTCGAACACGACGAGTTCATCTTGAAAATCGAGCAACTCGTTCGTGCGTATGATCCCTGTTTGTCTTGTGCGGTGCACTAA
- a CDS encoding NADH:ubiquinone oxidoreductase: MRPNVVFLSLASDFGCQVQITNFPELLEMLGTFDLSYWQLATSAHMPSEYDIAVIEGACTTQEHVELLEKVRARAQVVIIVGACACTGGIPSLALNGDLEEGLHLVYGEAAEKVAWGHIPPRPIDAVIDVDFKVLGCPVNPDEFSSILQRALLGLVDNVHRETMCSSCKINENSCFYAQGKVCLGLVTAAGCESFCINRGRACTGCRGIAADANMKAAREFAAKYALEQEFLNGLEIYNSHAKGLVHDDSFC; encoded by the coding sequence ATGCGGCCGAATGTGGTGTTTTTAAGTCTGGCGAGCGACTTCGGATGTCAGGTTCAGATTACGAACTTCCCCGAGCTTCTCGAGATGCTCGGTACGTTTGATTTGAGCTATTGGCAGCTGGCGACTAGCGCGCATATGCCGAGCGAGTATGATATAGCCGTCATCGAGGGCGCGTGCACCACGCAAGAGCATGTCGAGCTTCTTGAAAAAGTACGCGCGAGAGCTCAGGTGGTCATAATCGTCGGAGCTTGCGCTTGCACGGGGGGCATACCCTCCCTTGCGCTCAACGGAGACCTCGAAGAGGGGCTGCATCTCGTATATGGCGAGGCGGCCGAGAAAGTCGCATGGGGACACATTCCTCCGCGTCCGATAGACGCCGTGATCGATGTCGATTTCAAAGTATTGGGATGCCCGGTGAATCCGGATGAATTTTCCTCTATTTTGCAACGTGCGCTTCTCGGCCTCGTCGACAACGTGCACCGCGAGACGATGTGCTCCTCATGCAAAATCAATGAGAACAGCTGTTTTTACGCACAAGGAAAAGTGTGCCTCGGTCTGGTGACGGCGGCGGGATGCGAATCCTTTTGTATCAACCGCGGCCGAGCGTGCACGGGGTGCAGAGGAATTGCAGCCGATGCCAACATGAAGGCTGCACGTGAGTTTGCTGCGAAATACGCACTCGAGCAGGAGTTTTTGAATGGACTCGAGATTTACAACTCCCATGCGAAAGGACTCGTACATGACGACTCTTTCTGTTAA
- the mrdA gene encoding penicillin-binding protein 2 has protein sequence MLVFIVLLTRLWSMQIINGESYKKEAAQNSLREATTIAPRGRIFDCNGKVLVGNRSTMAVLAPTTIVNDTPLVLRLAKILGMTKQEVIDKATTKKEAALDLRVIAIDVPMKTVAYIEEHSTSFGGVEVQARAVRTYPNGSVAAHVLGYTGEISDTQLNSSTFKNYDPSDIVGKTGAESSFESVLQGVRGRRVLEVNAQGKIQTIVSETQPGSGQDIELTLDLKTQKVAEASLKKAIMRSRAAGNKAVAGSAVVMDVNTGAIVAMASYPTYNPEEFINGISTKTWKRFNSKSSSYPLTNRAIMSVYPPGSTFKAFTSLTGLNYGLINTATTFDCVGYWTGLGKTWGKWCWLHTGHGIQNLYSALINSCDTYFYNVGLRDYKTGKENQQKLARQFGFGKLTGIDLPSEARGRVPDAKWKAAWNANYPEYKKWLPGDSVNLAIGQGDLLVTPLQLVTAYSAIANGGTIYQPHVFKSALSSEGKTVITAKKKVTGKPSVSNSSVQTLQSNLRAVISQSASGPKLSNVGVPVSGKTGTAQKTEENDYAWFAAYAPSNNPKYAVVAMIEQGGGGGTYALPVVDDILVSLFK, from the coding sequence ATGTTGGTGTTTATCGTTTTGCTCACACGTTTGTGGTCGATGCAGATAATCAACGGCGAATCCTATAAAAAAGAGGCGGCGCAGAATAGTCTCCGCGAGGCGACGACGATTGCTCCTCGCGGGCGAATATTCGATTGTAACGGCAAAGTTCTCGTCGGCAACCGTTCGACGATGGCGGTTTTGGCTCCGACCACGATAGTAAATGATACCCCTCTCGTTTTACGTTTAGCCAAGATCCTGGGCATGACGAAGCAAGAAGTCATCGATAAGGCGACCACAAAGAAAGAGGCTGCTCTCGATTTGCGCGTAATCGCCATAGACGTTCCCATGAAAACCGTCGCCTACATAGAAGAGCATTCGACTTCCTTTGGAGGAGTCGAGGTCCAGGCGCGAGCGGTCCGCACGTATCCGAACGGCTCTGTTGCAGCGCACGTTCTCGGATACACCGGAGAGATTTCGGATACCCAGCTTAATTCGTCGACGTTTAAAAACTATGACCCTTCCGACATCGTCGGTAAAACCGGCGCGGAGAGTTCGTTCGAAAGCGTTTTGCAAGGTGTTCGCGGTCGGCGAGTTCTTGAGGTCAACGCGCAGGGGAAAATTCAAACAATAGTTTCTGAAACGCAGCCCGGATCGGGACAGGACATCGAGCTCACACTCGATTTGAAAACACAAAAAGTTGCAGAAGCATCTTTGAAAAAAGCAATAATGAGGTCACGTGCCGCAGGGAATAAGGCAGTTGCCGGTTCAGCCGTGGTCATGGATGTCAATACCGGAGCAATCGTGGCGATGGCGAGCTATCCGACGTACAATCCCGAAGAGTTCATAAACGGAATCTCTACAAAAACCTGGAAAAGATTCAACTCGAAGAGTTCAAGTTATCCGTTGACGAACCGCGCAATCATGTCGGTGTATCCTCCCGGCTCGACGTTTAAGGCGTTTACCAGTTTGACCGGCTTGAACTACGGCTTGATTAACACGGCGACGACGTTCGACTGCGTCGGTTACTGGACAGGCCTCGGTAAAACGTGGGGCAAGTGGTGCTGGTTGCACACCGGTCACGGCATACAAAACCTGTACTCCGCTCTCATCAACTCATGCGACACCTATTTTTACAATGTGGGATTGCGGGACTATAAGACCGGGAAAGAAAATCAGCAAAAGCTCGCCCGGCAATTCGGGTTCGGAAAGTTGACGGGAATCGATTTACCGAGTGAGGCTAGGGGGCGGGTGCCCGACGCGAAATGGAAAGCTGCTTGGAATGCAAATTATCCTGAGTATAAAAAATGGCTTCCGGGCGACTCGGTCAACCTCGCCATCGGTCAAGGCGACCTGTTAGTGACGCCATTGCAGCTCGTCACGGCATACAGCGCGATAGCAAACGGCGGAACCATCTACCAGCCGCATGTTTTCAAGAGCGCGCTCAGCAGCGAGGGAAAAACCGTCATTACCGCCAAGAAAAAAGTCACCGGCAAGCCGTCTGTCAGCAACTCTTCCGTTCAGACGCTGCAAAGTAACCTGCGCGCAGTTATATCACAGAGCGCATCGGGACCGAAACTATCCAACGTGGGTGTTCCGGTCTCAGGTAAAACGGGAACGGCTCAAAAGACCGAAGAGAACGACTATGCATGGTTTGCCGCTTATGCTCCTTCGAACAATCCGAAATATGCCGTCGTTGCGATGATCGAACAGGGCGGTGGCGGAGGAACCTATGCGCTTCCAGTCGTAGATGATATTTTGGTGTCACTATTCAAATAG
- the mreD gene encoding rod shape-determining protein MreD, which produces MRKFFSVVGVLIAGFLLQVGVAPYISIGGVSPNFFVIIVVVMAMTNGSSEGVALGFVTGLLLDLIGTGPLGPWALVLSITGYVVGLLGQNLFAEGWLLPVTVLSIASLFSELLSMIMVFVLGTDAPFWGALMFQVLPTTVYTIFISIVLFPVLSKVLREDVKIASFKRFV; this is translated from the coding sequence GTGCGAAAATTTTTCTCAGTCGTGGGTGTTCTCATCGCCGGATTTTTGTTGCAAGTCGGTGTGGCACCGTACATATCGATCGGAGGAGTCTCTCCGAACTTTTTCGTCATCATCGTCGTCGTCATGGCGATGACCAACGGTTCGAGCGAAGGTGTGGCACTCGGTTTCGTCACCGGTCTACTGCTTGATCTCATAGGAACCGGCCCGCTGGGTCCTTGGGCGCTCGTTCTCAGTATCACCGGCTATGTGGTCGGACTTCTCGGACAGAACTTGTTTGCAGAAGGCTGGTTGCTTCCGGTGACCGTTTTGAGCATCGCGAGCCTTTTCTCGGAACTCCTCTCCATGATTATGGTGTTCGTGCTGGGGACGGATGCGCCGTTTTGGGGAGCCTTGATGTTTCAGGTGCTCCCGACGACAGTCTATACGATCTTCATTTCGATAGTGCTCTTTCCGGTGCTTTCGAAAGTTCTTCGAGAGGATGTAAAGATAGCTTCGTTTAAGCGATTCGTTTAA
- the radC gene encoding DNA repair protein RadC — translation MEKEIVIEKIACGLLLDVPTRDLFEYLCGDDLFVEIGNVISRDGTSSFDSVSERYACREIADYEGALVEIAVRRGEDGSKQEALLKARAAEVLAEIELGKRIYGTFNFQEEMNTPEAVASYCYPLMKNFDREHFWMLALNAKNRLVHRSEVSVGTVDATIVGVREVFKDALAASAVGVIVVHNHPSGDPHPSKSDIRVSRRLKEAGDLLGIALLDHVIVGVEGRNYSLRRYGDLDG, via the coding sequence TTGGAAAAAGAAATCGTCATCGAGAAAATCGCTTGCGGTCTGTTGCTCGACGTGCCGACTCGAGACCTTTTCGAGTACCTTTGCGGCGATGACTTGTTCGTAGAAATCGGCAACGTGATTTCACGGGATGGGACTTCATCGTTTGATTCCGTCAGTGAACGGTACGCTTGCAGAGAAATCGCCGATTATGAGGGCGCTTTGGTCGAAATCGCCGTGAGACGAGGGGAAGACGGTTCAAAACAAGAAGCGCTGCTCAAAGCGCGTGCCGCAGAAGTGCTTGCGGAGATCGAGCTGGGCAAACGGATATACGGCACGTTCAATTTTCAAGAAGAGATGAACACGCCCGAAGCTGTGGCGAGTTATTGCTATCCGCTCATGAAGAATTTCGATAGGGAACACTTCTGGATGCTTGCGCTCAACGCGAAAAACAGATTGGTCCACAGAAGCGAAGTTTCTGTCGGAACGGTGGATGCGACGATAGTGGGAGTTCGTGAAGTTTTCAAGGATGCGCTCGCTGCATCGGCAGTAGGTGTTATCGTTGTGCATAACCATCCGAGCGGTGATCCGCATCCTTCGAAAAGCGATATAAGGGTTTCTCGCCGCTTGAAAGAGGCGGGCGACCTACTCGGCATCGCCTTGCTCGACCATGTCATCGTCGGAGTCGAAGGGCGAAATTACAGTTTGCGCCGCTACGGGGATTTGGATGGGTGA